One Aegilops tauschii subsp. strangulata cultivar AL8/78 chromosome 2, Aet v6.0, whole genome shotgun sequence genomic window, AGCGAATGATGCCAAGAAACTATGCTTCGTAGGCGGATTCCACCGTGTAGAGGACACTTGTAGAGTGCTTCCAAACAATGTCGTCGTCAATATCTTCCGGAAGGTGGAAAACACTGATGGTGGCCCAAAGTTTGAGAAATTGCCAGAAGTGATCAATAGAAAAACTGGATGACAGCTTGATCTTGTTAACCCATGCACCATTCTTGAGGGCTTCCCGCACCTTCCAGTTCTTCCTCGTTGACGCCGCATAGAACAGGGGCAATGTCCTTAGGCTTGCGGTTTTGCACCCAAGGAGAGTCCCAGAATGGAGTTCGTGCGTCGTTGCCCACGATAATAGTTGAGGAGGCATAAAAAAAATCGTAGTCCGCGTCACCACATGGGTTGCCCATGCCAACCCATGATCTTTGTTGGCTCCTTTCACTCAAATAATGTCGTAGCCCACGTCATCACATGGTTGCCCATGCCAACCCATGATCTTTGTTGGCTCCTCTCACTCAAATCAAATCCAATGTAATCTTAGCGCCCTAGCAAATTTGCCCGTGTTTAGCACTCCCAAGACCCCCATAGGCAATTGGGCGGCAAACGGAGTCCCAATTGACCTTACATTTGGGCCCATTGGTCTTGTCTGTCCCCTCAAAAATGAATGCACACTTAAACTTGTTAAGATTATTTGACGGTGCTTGGGGGACGACAAGCGGAGTGATAAAATAGATGGCTTGGGAGGAAAGCACCGAATTGACCAAGGTGGTGCGTCCCATGGACGTGATCTTTTGCCCGTCCCAAGGGACCAACTTTGCCACCGCCTTATCCTCTAGGAACTGGAAGTcaacctttttgagccgccacaCAAAGATCGGAAGGCCTAAGTATTTAATTGGGAAGGATCCACGCGCCGTCCGAATGTTTTGAAGGATGTCTGGCAAATCTCCAGAACAGATTTGATTTCATCCATAAGCACGCATGGACAATCCTTTGTAAAGTGGATGGATGATTTGTTGAAACTGATCCTCTGAACCAGAGGCATCACAGTAAGCTGGCAAGGATCGCTTAATACCTTCAGCGCCCTCCTTATTTTCCATCAATAAATCATCCCATACGCCAGTCAAAATAGAAAGTAGCCCAGGTCTGGACCAAGGCCCAAAGTGAACCCGACTGAAGCACTACTGGGCACGACATGCTTGGGGACTTCCGGCCAGTCATAAACACCTGCATAAAACCCTAAGACAAACAGAGGACTACAACAAACAGAGGACTAAACCAAACTAGATCACTAATGATGCCTACCCTTCTTATTTTGTTttgaaacaaacaaacaaacataaGCTAATTTGCTCAATAATATAGACAAGGGATTTCAAAACATACAACATTTTTCGCATTACTAAAGGATCAGCTAAACTAGCCTTCAGGTCCGCTTGAAATGTTCTCGTATAAATCGCTCCCCATGCGATGGATACTTTCTCCGGATGTACTCACGGAGGCACTTCTGGTACGAGAAATCGATCCAGACGCCGTCCGTGCGAACGACGAAGAGGCATCTCGACTTCCTGAACTGCGGGTGCCTGTCGACCATGATACCGTCAAGCCCGCAGCCAATCTTATCTTCAGCGCGTGGATGATAGGCAAGGATCTTTTCGGCAACGACGATTTCGTCCGCGGGACCGAGGCATTCGCCGTCTGCGTATCTGTCCGAGTGGAGGATGTCCTTGATGAGCTGCACGACGGGTTCGACGTCGCGGAGGATCTCGGCCTCCGCGGCCCTCCACGGCACCTGGGATTCGGGCTCCGCCTTCTTCGACGCCGGCGGCCGCGCGGAGTGAGGGGGCTCGTAGGCGGTCGTGGAGCAGGGCAGCAGGCGGCGGGGGGATAGCGCCGGCGCGAAGCGCGGTCCTAGGCGGGCGTGGAGGAGGAACGgtacggcgacggcggcggccagAGCCATGCCGCCCCTTTTTTGGTGGTGTGGGTGGATGGGTGCGTGAGGGAGTGACTGGTAGGTGGTAGCTATTCGAGGAAGAAACTTATCCCTGTGGCCGCACAGCGGAGAGAACGGAGCGGGCACAGAAGACGGCAGACGGTATTGTCGCTTTGTTCGACGAGaggcaaaatttcgtgttttgaccttTTCGTTGAACTTTAACGAGATCTGACTTCTGTTTGAGGTTTTTTTGAAATCTGAttcttttgctatcgttaccagGCTCGCCGGTAGTGTCCAACCTACCGCTAGGGGTGCTGGCGGTGGCATAAACGGCCCACAGCCGTTACCTAAGGGCCAGCGCACTACCCTACCGCCACAGGTCTTGACGGTAGCTTACTGTACCCTACCGCCGAGCTCCCCGGCGGTAAGGTACTGGGGGTTTCGCGTTGCAAACGTGCTGTAACCGAGAACTGCATATACCTGATGGTAGGTTGTGATATCCTACCGTCAGGGTGCTTGGCGGTAGGGtcatgtggttttgtgttttgcAAGTTTTAGTGATTGTTTATTTCGTAAAGTTTTATTACAGAAAAAATAGAGTTTCAGAAATATGTTGTAACAAGAATATATATTTAAAACCTTAAATATGCAAAGCTCACACAATATAACAATATAACATGTATCACACTAGACTAGTTTCACAAATAGCAAAATATGAGCTCACATATTAATAAAGGTTCTACATAGCAAATATCAAATGGTTTACACATAGTTTCACAAAAGCCAATGAATGGTGCAACAAGTTCTTCAGACAAGTTTAGAGAGCGGGCAGACATCTTCAGAGCTCCTTGTATGTTAGCCCTGGCTGTGGAGACAGAAACGGCAGCGGATCCACCTGTTCAGCCGGAGGCGGAACACTAGTTGGCATCCGACCGTTCAAGCACTCCCACCTTGCCTTGCCTGCTGCAGTTTTCGCCTCCGCCCTTCCCCAGTTGATGACGTCGAACGCCGATGCACTTGGGGCGGCATCCTGGCTCTCCGCATCTCTCTCGAAGTAGATTCTTCGGCCCAAATTGCGCAGCTCCCAGTTGGAGTGCTGCTTGGCAGCTTCAATGCACCCTTCTCGGCGGACACGGGAGATAGTTGGATCTGCCTCCATCTCTACAATCACTCTCTTCCACTCCTTCACACTCTGGGACCAACACTTTACATCGTCGAGGATCCTCTCAGCCCTCTCCTGCCACTGCATTGCCCTTGTCGCCTCTAGGACCTCGTTTGAGACAGATCCCACCGGTTGCAGCAGCTCGGGAAAGGACTCGTACAGGTACGACAACGACATGGTAGACGGGATGTGCTGGAGAGGAGTGGGCAGTGCTTGCTTCACGGTTCCGTACCTAAACATATGGATGCATCACACAAATGTTCGTCACCTCCAAAAAAATCTAAACCTAGGTAATATCATTTAATCTATCAATAAGCATATGTAGATTTAAATAATTCCTAGGCTACAAAAAAATGACTCAAACTAAATCATTCCTAGGCTACAAAAAAATATGAGTTCAATCCTTCAATAAGCATATGAGGGTTCAACTTGTTTCCTCCAACTACATCCACTACATCATAACACAACAAATTCCCCCAACGTGCATCATATGAAAAAAATCCTTCAAAAAaatatgaactagggttcatcttcatACTACCATACCAACTAGTGACTAGAGTTCATATCTAACACAATATAACATCTATAATCAACCTAAATCAATCCTTTGGTTCAAAAAAATTAAATCTAGTTCAAAAAGAGAGTGATTTGAATCCAGAATCGGAAACTATTTGACTAAAACTAATTGGAGGGATCGAAGGAGCTTACTTTTGTTTCTTCGgggccatctcgatccgcaaaaaCGGTGAAGAAACGACGAATATCAGAGCGGGGAGTggaggagatgagagagggggcgagaggaaGAACTCCTCTGTTCTTGGGGCGGTTGGGTGGGGGAGAAGGGGGAGGGGTGGGGCGGCCCGCGGCTTATAACTACCCACTCCCTaccgccagggtccctggcggtAGGATCGGACAGGCTACCGCCAGGACCAGCGGCGGTAGGGTGGCATGGAGGGGGGCCGGAGGCCGTTAACGCTCCTGGCGTGGATAAGTTTCCTACTGCCGCAGGTTCTGGCGGTAGGCTAGGTAATCCTACTGCCGGGCCTCCTGGCGGCAGGAAAAAGGGTCAAATCTATAAAAAAATCAAACAGGGGTCAGATCCCCAATTTAGACcacaaaagggtcaaaacacgaaattttgcctCGACGAGACGGGGACGGGCCAGGTCAGTGCATGAACGCACCACCTACACGTGGGTCCTTGGAGTGGAATATCCTAACGGACACTCATTGCGGCAGAATGTCGAGTGAACGCACATAGGCGAGCGACCTAGCAATCAAGATGGGTCGGCCCAACTACGAGATAGTACACGCGCTGCAGTATCCGGTTTTGGGTACTTTCTGGAAGGTTCCTgaccggttttgggaaccttccagAAGGTTCTTGAACCGGTTTTTCACtgggttttttttctttttctgtttcttttttcctttctctttttttcttctttatttgttttctgtttatttatttcatttttcaattcctttttcttctctttctatTTCCTATTTGTTCTTCAGATTTTCAAATTCctttctgtttcttttttcttttcttctttttttcgattttctgtttgttttctttctttggtttcttatttctttttctttttctttgttttttcaaAATATTCAATTTTTGTTTGCCTTTCCATAAAATGTTCAGTTTTTTAAAAACATTTCtcaaaattcaaaaattgttctCATTACACAAAAAAGTTCAAAACTTTCGAAATTAATATAATGTACCagacttcaattttttttcacgTTTCACGCTTCCAAATTTGTTCGGGATTTTTCGAATTTGTTCTCcgtttcaaaatttgttctcaatattcaaaaaatgtttgtgctTTAAGAAATTGTTCGCGCTTCCAAATTTGTTCTAcgtttcaaaatttgttctcaaGATTCAAAAAACATGTTCATGCTT contains:
- the LOC109774909 gene encoding protein DCL homolog, chloroplastic, which gives rise to MALAAAVAVPFLLHARLGPRFAPALSPRRLLPCSTTAYEPPHSARPPASKKAEPESQVPWRAAEAEILRDVEPVVQLIKDILHSDRYADGECLGPADEIVVAEKILAYHPRAEDKIGCGLDGIMVDRHPQFRKSRCLFVVRTDGVWIDFSYQKCLREYIRRKYPSHGERFIREHFKRT